GTACTATGTTTTATGGTTATTTATGAAGTTAAAAAGTCTAGTAAAAAAGCTACTTATATATCATTTTTAATATCATTTTTATATGCATGTAGTGATGAATTTCATCAATTATTTATACCTGGAAGAGGTGCTCAATTTAAAGATGTAATGATAGATTGTGTAGGTGCTTTTATAGGATTAATGATTGTTAATGCTATAGTTAAAATTAGTGAAAATAAAAAGTCAAAAGCAAGTGCTGACGATTTATAAAATTAAATTTTAATTAATAAACAAAATGGTTAGCGCCATGAAATAAGCATATTTATTATGTTTTTGCAAAAAATTAGAATATAATTATTTTACATAAAGGAGTCTAATATGAAAAAAGAATTAATAGCAACACTTATTATAAGCACAAGTATATTTTGTGTAGCATGTAATAATTCAACACCAGTAAAAGATGAACCACCTAAAGAACAAGCTACACAAACTAAAATAACAATAGAAGAAGCTAAAGATATAGCTTTAAAGCATGCAAAATTAACAAATGATAAAGTTACATTTGTGAAAACTGAAGAGAACATGGACGATGGGGTAAAAACATATGATGTTGAATTTTATGTAGATAAGACTGAATATGATTATGAAATCAATGCAGATACAGGAGAAATCATAGAATTTGACCAAGATATAGAAAACCATGAAATTAAGCAAGATGAAAAGCTTAATAATAATGCAAAGATAACTGAAGAACAAGCAAAAGAAATAGCATTAAAACATGCAAATCTAACAAGTGACAAAGTAAACTTTTCAAAAGTTGAATATGAAATTGATAAGACTACAGGCGTAGAAAATTATGATATAGATTTTTATTATAACAATCAAGAATATAGCTATGATATAGATTCACAAAGTGGAAAAGTTATATCATATGAAATCGATAAAAAGTAAATATACAACTTTAATTATAAGAACACTAACTTAAAGAAGTTAGTGTTTTTTATATACTAAGGTATTATAAATTATATGGTTTGTGGATAAGTTATAATACCAACTGCTAGGCTTGAGCAACGGACCTGTTTTTTAGGTCGTTGGCGACAGGAGCGAAGCGACTTTTTTATTATGGATAGAATTATATTTACTGAATAGTGTGAATTTATTTACTAAAGTTGAATTTTATTGCAAAAAAACTACAATATGGAGAAAAAATATTTAAAAATGATTAAAATTTTGTCTCAACTTTTCATGTCTAAAATGATTTAAAATGGATATAGAGCAAAGATAACGTTTTCGATAAAGGGGTTTGTAAAAATATGTTATCGTAAATTTTATCAATGACATTTTAAAATTACAGGAGGGAATTATGAACACTTTAGTAACAAAATGGAATAATATTAGTTTGGTAAAAAGAATAATAATGGGGCTTATATTAGGGACTGTATTAGCCTTAGTAGTGCCAAGTGCTACACCAATAGCTTTACTTGGATCTTTATTTGTTGGAGCATTAAAAGCAGTAGCTCCAGTATTGGTTTTCTTCTTAGTAATGGCAGCACTTTGCCAACATAAAGAAGGTAAAAAAACAAATATGAAATCAATTGTATTTTTATATCTTTTAGGAACATTGATAGCAGGAATGGTTGCAGTTATAGGAAGTTTTATGTTCCCTATTAAACTGACATTAGTTGCTGGAGCTGAAGGTGTTACACCTCCTGGTGGAGTAGGAGAAGTATTACAGACTTTATTAATGAACGTTGTATCTAATCCAGTAAGTTCATTAGCAAATGCAAATTATATAGGTATATTAACTTGGGCTTTAGTATTTGGTTTAGCTCTTAAGAATTCATCAGATTCAACTAAACAAGTTATAATAAATATATCTGATGCAGTATCTCAAGCAGTTAGATGGATAATAAACTTAGCACCATTTGGGATAATGGGATTAGTATTTGATACAATTGCTACAGCTGGTATAGAATCATTATTTAGTTATGGTCAATTAATAGTATTATTAGTAGGATGTATGGCATTTGTTGCTTTAGTAGTTAACCCAATATTAACTTTTATAGCAACACGTAAAAATCCATATCCATTAGTATTTAAATGTCTTAAGGAAAGCGGCATTACAGCATTCTTCACTCGTAGTTCAGCTGCAAATATACCAGTAAACATGGGATTATGCAAAGACTTAGGTTTAGATGAAGATACTTACTCAGTTTCAATACCACTTGGAGCTACTATAAATATGGGAGGAGCAGCTATAACAATATCTGTACTAGCACTTGCTGCGGCTCATACGATGGGAGTAAAAGTAGATATAGGAACTGCAGTAATATTAAGTGTACTTTCAGCAGTTAGTGCATGTGGAGCTTCTGGAGTTGCAGGAGGATCATTACTTTTAGTACCACTTGCTTGTAGTTTATTTGGTATACCAAATGATATAGCTATGCAAGTTGTTGGTGTTGGATTTATAGTAGGGGTTATACAAGATTCTTGTGAAACAGCTCTAAATTCATCAACAGATGTTTTATACACTGCAATAGCTGAATTTGCGAAAAATAGAAAAGAAGGAAAAGCTAGTAAAGTAGCTTAATATAATAAAAAGCTAATTTAAAATGATTGAAATCATCTTAAATTAGCTTTTTTCATACTAAAGTATTTTAAATCCACTTTTTATAGCATCATGAGGACAAGATTTTTTACACTTACCGCATCTTATACAATCAATACTCTTAGGTTCTTCATAAATTTTTATCTCCATATGACAAG
Above is a genomic segment from Romboutsia lituseburensis containing:
- a CDS encoding VanZ family protein; its protein translation is MSKKKIVIASIAVWMMVIFFMSNQPGNVSFDISGSFIDMLKNVPIVGSLLNNILVSNSAQFIIRKGAHMFSYATLAVLCFMVIYEVKKSSKKATYISFLISFLYACSDEFHQLFIPGRGAQFKDVMIDCVGAFIGLMIVNAIVKISENKKSKASADDL
- a CDS encoding PepSY domain-containing protein; protein product: MKKELIATLIISTSIFCVACNNSTPVKDEPPKEQATQTKITIEEAKDIALKHAKLTNDKVTFVKTEENMDDGVKTYDVEFYVDKTEYDYEINADTGEIIEFDQDIENHEIKQDEKLNNNAKITEEQAKEIALKHANLTSDKVNFSKVEYEIDKTTGVENYDIDFYYNNQEYSYDIDSQSGKVISYEIDKK
- the sstT gene encoding serine/threonine transporter SstT → MNTLVTKWNNISLVKRIIMGLILGTVLALVVPSATPIALLGSLFVGALKAVAPVLVFFLVMAALCQHKEGKKTNMKSIVFLYLLGTLIAGMVAVIGSFMFPIKLTLVAGAEGVTPPGGVGEVLQTLLMNVVSNPVSSLANANYIGILTWALVFGLALKNSSDSTKQVIINISDAVSQAVRWIINLAPFGIMGLVFDTIATAGIESLFSYGQLIVLLVGCMAFVALVVNPILTFIATRKNPYPLVFKCLKESGITAFFTRSSAANIPVNMGLCKDLGLDEDTYSVSIPLGATINMGGAAITISVLALAAAHTMGVKVDIGTAVILSVLSAVSACGASGVAGGSLLLVPLACSLFGIPNDIAMQVVGVGFIVGVIQDSCETALNSSTDVLYTAIAEFAKNRKEGKASKVA